A genomic region of Antennarius striatus isolate MH-2024 chromosome 4, ASM4005453v1, whole genome shotgun sequence contains the following coding sequences:
- the rab19 gene encoding ras-related protein Rab-19, which yields MQWCRWTGSWRPRLPRQSAGPEIEDSFDFLFKIILVGDSDVGKTCVVQSFKSGIFIEKQQNTIGVDFTVRTLDIDGKKVKMQVWDTAGQERFRTITQSYYRSAHGAMVAYDITRRPTFESVPHWIREVEQYGAASVVLILIGNKADLHAQRQVLFEDACTLAENNGVLAALETSAKEAQNVDAAFILMARELLARNGMSITDESLQDFPQFMLSNSSHPVHGTGNSDKKCGC from the exons ATGCAGTGGTGCAGGTGGACTGGCAGTTGGAGACCACGCCTACCAAGACAG TCTGCAGGGCCGGAGATTGAGGACtcttttgactttctttttaaaatcatccTGGTTGGGGACTCAGATGTCGGGAAGACATGTGTGGTACAGAGCTTCAAGTCTGGTATATTCATTGAGAAGCAGCAAAACACCATCGGGGTCGACTTTACTGTTCGTACCTTGGATATCGATGGCAAGAAGGTGAAG ATGCAGGTGTGGGACACAGCAGGACAGGAGCGCTTTCGTACCATAACTCAGAGTTACTACCGCAGTGCCCATGGGGCCATGGTGGCCTATGACATCACACGGCGACCCACGTTTGAATCTGTTCCCCACTGGATCAGGGAGGTGGAGCAGTACGGTGCAGCCAGTGTGGTGCTGATTCTCATAG GTAATAAGGCAGATCTCCACGCTCAGAGGCAGGTGCTGTTTGAGGATGCGTGCACTCTGGCAGAAAACAACGGGGTCCTGGCTGCTCTAGAGACCTCAGCCAAGGAGGCCCAGAATGTGGATGCAGCCTTTATTCTCATGGCCCGGGAACTGCTGGCACGTAATGGAATGTCCATCACAGACGAGTCCTTACAAGACTTTCCTCAGTTCATGCTGAGTAACAGCTCCCACCCAGTCCATGGCACTGGGAACTCGGACAAAAAGTGTGGGTGCTGA
- the hdhd5 gene encoding haloacid dehalogenase-like hydrolase domain-containing 5, with protein MQRAKIFKYGWQLLKSNCDGAAKQVTTSASSLRDHSVSHFSSQGPKSFGLLFDIDGVLLRGKTVIPGAKQCIRNLVDHNGKYKVPVVFVTNAGNCMRQTKAEQLSHVLDVEICPEQVMLSHSPLRIFTQFHKMRVLVSGQGPVMEVAENLGFQDVVTIDMLRDAYPLLDVIDHNRRPKDPSPPSKGLRPIDAIILFGEPIRWETNLQLIVDLLLTNGNPDNVWNSNQYPHIPVLACNMDLLWMAEAKNPRFGHGMFLVCLENLYKKVTGYELKYQALIGKPSVVTYNYAELLIRQQAERLGWTTPVKRLYAIGDNPMADIYGANLYNCYLQAARRTSTQMQATSGRGGSGSFEETLYEAPKMTSTEQDDMSLAHRPVEELPERCSSILVCTGVYSRGQQELPSDPTHTVTEQRIFHGHRDFRFDPTLTQPSFIVQDVKEAVELVFQQEACPLD; from the exons ATGCAGAGAGCCAAGATCTTCAAGTATGGATGGCAGCTGCTGAAATCAAACTGCGACGGAGCAGCAAAACAAGTGACTACCTCGGCTTCGTCGTTACGAGATCATAGCGTTAGCCAT TTCTCTAGTCAGGGCCCCAAATCCTTTGGGCTCCTCTTTGACATTGATGGGGTGCTGCTGCGTGGAAAAACAGTTATCCCTGGAGCCAAGCAGTGCATCAGGAACCTGGTCGACCACAATGGGAAATACAAGGTGCCTGTGGTGTTTGTCACCAATGCTGGGAACTGCATGAGGCAAACCAAAGCTGAGCAGCTATCACATGTGCTTGACGTGGAG ATCTGTCCAGAGCAGGTAATGCTCTCTCACAGTCCTTTGCGAATATTTACCCAGTTCCATAAAATGCGGGTGCTGGTGTCTGGACAGGGTCCTGTGATGGAGGTTGCTGAAAA CCTGGGCTTTCAGGATGTTGTTACCATAGATATGCTCAGAGATGCTTATCCTCTTCTGGATGTCATAGATCATAACAGACGGCCCAAAGACCCA AGTCCACCCTCAAAAGGCTTGCGTCCAATAGATG CCATCATTTTATTTGGTGAGCCAATCAGATGGGAGACCAACCTCCAGCTTATTGTTGACTTACTCCTGACAAATGGGAACCCAGACAATGTCTGGAATTCAAACCAGTACCCCCACATTCCAGTCCTGGCCTGTAATATGGACCTGCTGTGGATGGCTGAGGCAAAGAATCCAAg GTTTGGGCATGGCATGTTCCTGGTGTGTTTAGAGAACTTGTACAAGAAGGTTACAGGCTATGAGCTGAAGTATCAGGCTCTGATCGGTAAACCCAGTGTGGTGACTTATAACTATGCTGAACTGCTGATCCGACAGCAGGCTGAGAGACTGGGCTGGACCACCCCTGTGAAGAGGCTTTACGCTATAGG TGATAACCCCATGGCTGACATATATGGAGCAAACCTCTACAACTGCTACCTCCAGGCTGCAAGACGTACCAGCACACAAATGCAGGCTACAAGTGGCAGAGGAGGTTCCGGTTCCTTTGAAGAAACTCTTTATGAAGCGccaaaaatgacatcaacagAGCAAGATGACATGTCACTGGCACACAGACCAGTGGAGGAACTTCCAGAGAGATGTAGTTCCATCTTGGTGTGCACAGGAGTGTACAGCAGGGGCCAGCAGGAGCTGCCTTCAGATCCAACACACACTGTTACTGAGCAGCGCATCTTCCACGGTCACAGGGACTTCCGCTTTGACCCCACCCTCACACAGCCATCCTTCATAGTGCAGGATGTGAAGGAGGCAGTGGAGCTGGTGTTTCAGCAAGAGGCCTGTCCTCTGGATTAG